One genomic segment of Stenotrophomonas sp. 704A1 includes these proteins:
- a CDS encoding protein L: MAWHTSRSALTIVDPSNSWWTTLYDPGDTVPVSGIYSCQGCRSEITCKQGEAFPPRSHHPHLPNEGMLRWRLIVRTNAQVI; encoded by the coding sequence ATGGCCTGGCATACAAGCCGTTCTGCCCTGACGATCGTCGACCCCAGCAACAGCTGGTGGACCACCCTCTACGACCCCGGCGACACGGTACCGGTCTCGGGGATCTACAGCTGCCAAGGCTGCAGGAGCGAGATCACCTGCAAGCAGGGCGAAGCATTTCCCCCGCGCTCGCACCACCCGCATCTGCCGAACGAAGGCATGCTGCGCTGGCGACTCATCGTGCGTACCAACGCACAGGTCATCTGA